A single region of the Thermococcus paralvinellae genome encodes:
- a CDS encoding translation initiation factor eIF-2B alpha/beta/delta subunit family protein (eIF-2BA; catalyzes the binding of GTP to IF2) has product MLPQEVQAIIDEMKAERIRGASYLAKRGAEAYLKLAELLTGEDLFETLKEMRTEIIGVNPTMASLYNLIRFIPLTDNPEFVKAKAEEFIKLSEEAKREIGNIGSELIDENDIIITHSFSSTVFEILKAAKMKGKHFKVILTESVPDYEGLALAKELEKLEVPFEVITDSQLGLFAKKATLALVGADNITRDGCVINKAGTYLLALACHDNGVPFYVAAESFKIHPELKADEVEIVERKFKRNHFLIRNYLFDVTPWKYVRGIITELGILVPPKEV; this is encoded by the coding sequence ATGCTTCCCCAAGAAGTTCAAGCAATCATCGACGAGATGAAAGCCGAGCGAATTCGAGGGGCAAGCTACTTAGCCAAAAGAGGTGCCGAAGCTTACCTGAAGCTTGCTGAGCTTTTGACCGGAGAAGATCTTTTTGAGACTTTAAAGGAGATGAGAACTGAGATAATAGGGGTTAACCCGACCATGGCTTCTCTCTACAACTTGATTCGTTTTATTCCTTTGACAGACAATCCAGAGTTTGTTAAAGCAAAAGCCGAGGAGTTCATAAAGCTTAGTGAAGAAGCAAAAAGGGAAATCGGCAATATCGGAAGTGAACTGATTGATGAAAACGACATAATAATCACACACTCCTTCTCTTCAACAGTTTTTGAGATTTTAAAAGCAGCAAAGATGAAGGGTAAGCACTTTAAGGTAATTCTCACAGAGAGTGTTCCGGATTATGAGGGCTTGGCTTTAGCTAAAGAGCTTGAGAAACTTGAGGTTCCCTTTGAGGTCATCACTGATTCCCAGCTTGGACTCTTTGCAAAAAAGGCAACTTTGGCATTGGTCGGAGCTGATAACATAACTAGAGATGGTTGCGTGATAAACAAAGCCGGCACGTATCTTTTGGCATTAGCATGTCATGATAACGGCGTTCCTTTTTACGTTGCGGCTGAGAGCTTCAAGATCCATCCGGAGCTTAAGGCTGATGAAGTTGAAATTGTGGAAAGAAAATTCAAGAGAAACCACTTTCTGATAAGGAACTATCTCTTTGATGTAACCCCTTGGAAGTATGTGAGAGGGATTATTACCGAGCTTGGGATTTTGGTACCTCCCAAGGAAGTTTAA
- the wtpA gene encoding tungstate ABC transporter substrate-binding protein WtpA, producing MRRLLVLITLGVLIIGIVIASGCIGGNEVKDTGTSEKASPSATQTELKKATLKIFHAGSLSEPLKDVSEAFKEYAKEQLGYDVEIQAEASGSVMAVRKVTDLHKTADIVAVADYTLIPQLLVPNYTDFYVLFATNEIVIAFTDKSKYADEINSDNWYEILARPDVKFGFSDPNQDPCGYRSVMVMKLADLYYGKPIFETLVEKNTNIYAEGNHVIAPKEIQVKNDKVVIRPKETDLTGLVESGSLDYYFIYKSVAMQHHLKFIELPKEINLKDFTLADHYGQVSITLGSTGKTIKAKPIVYGVTVLKDAPNRELALQYLRFMLSEKGKEIFAENYQDFIWPPVAFGNVPDEIKDEVKIEG from the coding sequence ATGAGAAGGCTGTTAGTTTTAATCACACTTGGAGTTCTGATTATAGGGATTGTTATTGCAAGTGGTTGCATAGGTGGAAATGAAGTCAAAGATACTGGAACAAGTGAAAAAGCCTCTCCATCAGCAACACAAACAGAGCTCAAAAAAGCAACTTTAAAGATTTTCCACGCTGGTTCTCTGAGTGAGCCACTTAAAGACGTCAGCGAAGCTTTCAAGGAATATGCTAAGGAACAGCTTGGCTATGATGTTGAAATTCAAGCAGAAGCAAGTGGAAGCGTCATGGCCGTTAGAAAAGTTACAGATCTGCACAAAACAGCTGATATAGTGGCCGTTGCTGATTATACACTGATACCTCAGCTCTTAGTTCCAAATTACACTGATTTTTACGTCCTCTTCGCAACAAATGAGATAGTCATTGCGTTCACAGACAAGAGTAAATATGCTGATGAAATCAACTCAGACAACTGGTACGAAATCTTGGCAAGGCCAGATGTTAAGTTTGGCTTCAGCGATCCCAACCAAGATCCCTGTGGATACAGAAGTGTAATGGTCATGAAATTGGCAGACCTCTATTATGGAAAGCCGATATTTGAAACGCTTGTTGAGAAGAACACAAACATCTACGCAGAAGGCAATCATGTAATTGCTCCCAAGGAAATACAGGTTAAGAATGATAAAGTTGTCATAAGACCAAAGGAGACTGATCTGACAGGTTTAGTTGAGTCCGGTTCTCTTGACTATTACTTCATCTACAAGAGTGTCGCAATGCAGCATCACCTTAAGTTCATTGAGTTGCCAAAGGAGATAAACCTGAAGGACTTCACTTTGGCTGACCATTATGGACAAGTCAGTATAACTTTAGGCTCAACAGGAAAGACCATTAAAGCGAAGCCAATTGTCTATGGTGTCACTGTTCTCAAAGATGCTCCCAACAGAGAGCTTGCACTGCAGTACCTCCGCTTCATGCTGAGCGAGAAAGGCAAGGAAATCTTCGCAGAGAATTATCAGGACTTCATATGGCCACCAGTGGCATTTGGAAATGTTCCTGATGAGATTAAAGATGAGGTGAAGATTGAAGGCTAA
- the crcB gene encoding fluoride efflux transporter CrcB, whose amino-acid sequence MNAKLIVAIALGGAMGALTRFYISGILPVYKDFPVGTLLVNSIASFLLGYFYGLMFFGYDVSSATRLFFGTGFCGSLSTFSTFSYETFVLLRQREYILALINISANIVVTISLVFLGFILARR is encoded by the coding sequence ATGAACGCTAAGCTTATAGTTGCAATAGCCCTTGGAGGGGCAATGGGAGCGTTGACAAGATTCTACATATCCGGAATTCTGCCAGTCTACAAAGACTTCCCAGTAGGAACGCTTTTGGTGAACAGCATAGCGAGCTTTCTGCTCGGCTACTTTTATGGACTAATGTTCTTTGGCTATGATGTCTCATCAGCAACAAGGCTCTTCTTTGGCACGGGTTTCTGCGGCTCTTTAAGCACATTTTCAACATTTTCCTATGAGACTTTTGTCCTCTTAAGACAGAGAGAATACATCTTAGCTCTGATTAATATCTCCGCAAATATTGTTGTTACAATCAGCTTAGTGTTTTTAGGATTCATACTTGCAAGGAGGTGA
- a CDS encoding DUF6062 family protein: MAMDLIGIYLREAIQESGCPVCRILKKYEEDIIGQILYEHVNTPSVREKFAESLGLCTYHAWKMKEIAYSNPLYGGLGVAIIYEHMLSIYINSLKSGKNLEEKKCYLCDLVEIKEQHTIEALADRLSELIEEYKDSEAILCKKHYEELISILKKRNSGLAEELRKIQIEKLERTKDLMRAFIEKFDYRSKEAPTEREATSVLKAIESLKGLPLEVNFVKKRKQRRFFLGNRD; encoded by the coding sequence ATGGCTATGGATTTGATTGGGATTTATTTAAGAGAGGCTATTCAAGAGTCCGGCTGTCCAGTGTGCAGGATACTCAAAAAGTACGAAGAGGACATAATCGGCCAGATACTTTATGAGCATGTCAACACTCCCAGCGTTAGAGAGAAGTTTGCAGAGAGCTTAGGCTTATGCACTTATCATGCATGGAAAATGAAGGAGATAGCATATTCAAACCCTCTCTACGGTGGGCTTGGAGTGGCGATTATTTACGAGCACATGCTTTCCATTTACATTAATTCCCTCAAAAGCGGGAAAAATCTCGAAGAGAAGAAGTGCTACCTTTGTGATTTAGTCGAGATAAAGGAGCAGCATACCATAGAAGCCCTAGCTGACAGACTCAGCGAGCTTATTGAAGAATATAAGGACTCAGAAGCCATTCTATGCAAAAAGCACTATGAAGAGCTGATATCTATCCTCAAAAAAAGAAATTCAGGACTAGCTGAAGAGCTGAGAAAAATTCAAATAGAAAAGCTTGAGAGAACTAAAGATCTAATGAGGGCTTTTATTGAAAAATTTGACTACCGGTCAAAAGAAGCTCCGACAGAAAGAGAAGCCACATCAGTGCTTAAAGCTATTGAGAGCCTTAAGGGTCTCCCATTGGAGGTTAATTTTGTAAAGAAACGAAAACAACGGAGGTTTTTCCTTGGAAATAGAGATTAG
- the coaBC gene encoding bifunctional phosphopantothenoylcysteine decarboxylase/phosphopantothenate--cysteine ligase CoaBC, with the protein MLHHVKLIYATKSRKLVGKKIVLAIPGSIAAVECVKLARELIRHGAEVHAVMSESAQKIIHPHAMEFATGNPVVTEITGFIEHVELVGEHENKADLVLVCPATANTISKIACGIDDTPVTTVVTTAFAHTPIMIAPAMHSSMYEHPIVKENIEKLKKLGVEFIGPKFEEGKAKVASIDEIVYRVIKKLHKKDLKGKRVLVTAGATREYIDPIRFITNKSSGKMGVALAEEADFRGAEVTLIKTKGSVPSFVENQIEVETVEEMLHAIENELMSKKYDIVILAAAVSDFKPKEKAEKKIKSGQTLILELVPTPKIIQRVKEIQPDVFLVGFKAEYGVSEEELIAQARNQIKKAKSDVVIANKGEIAFGSEENEVYWVTKDKAEKLPRMNKRELAEKIWDKIVEML; encoded by the coding sequence ATGCTCCATCATGTTAAGCTTATTTATGCAACCAAAAGCAGAAAACTCGTTGGTAAGAAAATTGTTCTTGCCATTCCCGGAAGCATAGCAGCAGTTGAGTGTGTTAAGCTCGCTAGAGAGTTAATAAGGCATGGAGCAGAGGTTCATGCTGTTATGAGCGAAAGTGCCCAGAAAATAATTCATCCCCATGCAATGGAGTTTGCAACTGGAAATCCTGTAGTTACTGAGATTACCGGGTTTATAGAGCATGTTGAATTGGTGGGGGAGCATGAGAATAAAGCAGATTTGGTCTTAGTGTGTCCAGCAACTGCAAACACAATTTCAAAGATAGCATGTGGGATTGATGATACTCCCGTAACAACAGTTGTAACAACTGCTTTTGCCCACACACCGATAATGATAGCCCCTGCTATGCATTCAAGCATGTATGAACATCCAATAGTGAAGGAGAATATAGAGAAGCTCAAAAAGCTTGGTGTCGAGTTTATAGGGCCAAAATTCGAAGAAGGCAAAGCAAAAGTTGCCAGCATTGACGAAATCGTTTACCGCGTTATTAAAAAGCTTCACAAGAAGGATTTGAAGGGTAAGCGAGTTTTGGTAACAGCAGGAGCTACAAGAGAATACATTGACCCAATAAGGTTCATCACAAACAAAAGTTCCGGAAAAATGGGTGTTGCTCTGGCGGAAGAGGCTGACTTCAGAGGAGCTGAGGTGACTTTAATCAAAACCAAGGGAAGTGTGCCAAGCTTTGTGGAAAATCAAATTGAAGTTGAAACCGTTGAAGAAATGTTACATGCAATAGAAAATGAGCTGATGAGCAAAAAATATGATATCGTAATTTTAGCTGCCGCTGTCAGCGATTTCAAGCCAAAAGAAAAGGCTGAAAAGAAGATAAAAAGCGGACAAACACTCATTTTGGAATTGGTTCCAACCCCAAAGATAATCCAAAGAGTAAAGGAGATACAGCCAGATGTGTTCTTGGTTGGATTTAAGGCCGAATATGGCGTTAGTGAGGAAGAGCTTATTGCCCAAGCAAGAAACCAGATTAAGAAAGCCAAAAGCGATGTTGTGATTGCCAACAAGGGTGAGATCGCTTTTGGCAGTGAGGAGAATGAGGTTTACTGGGTTACAAAAGACAAAGCTGAAAAACTTCCACGAATGAACAAGAGAGAACTAGCTGAAAAGATCTGGGACAAGATTGTCGAGATGCTTTAG
- a CDS encoding molybdopterin-binding protein, with the protein MFAEILTIGDELLTGHTVDSNSAYIAQKLTEKGYWVRRKTTVGDDVEEIKAVVREILSRKPSVLIISGGLGPTHDDVTMLAVAEALGKKLVLREDCLKRIEEFYRELYEKGLIDDPNLNEARKKMAYLPEGVEPLKNTVGAAPGAYIEHEGVKIFVLPGMPREMKAMLENEVLPKLGERKFVQRKLLAEITDESKLAPILNETLEKFPVRIHSSPKGFGKYIGIILFGEDGEIIEKAKKFMEEKGIRFEEGW; encoded by the coding sequence GTGTTTGCTGAAATTCTTACAATCGGAGACGAACTCTTAACTGGCCACACCGTTGACAGCAACTCCGCTTACATTGCTCAAAAATTAACAGAGAAAGGCTACTGGGTGAGGAGAAAAACGACTGTGGGAGATGATGTTGAGGAGATAAAAGCTGTAGTTAGAGAGATACTCTCAAGAAAGCCTTCTGTGTTGATTATTTCTGGGGGATTGGGGCCAACACATGATGATGTCACTATGCTTGCCGTGGCAGAAGCTTTAGGCAAAAAGCTCGTTTTGAGGGAAGACTGTTTAAAGAGAATTGAGGAATTCTACCGTGAGCTTTATGAGAAAGGTCTCATTGATGATCCAAACTTAAACGAGGCTAGAAAAAAGATGGCATACCTTCCGGAGGGTGTTGAACCTTTGAAAAATACAGTTGGTGCTGCCCCAGGAGCTTACATCGAACATGAGGGTGTTAAAATCTTTGTTCTCCCAGGAATGCCAAGGGAAATGAAGGCCATGCTTGAAAACGAAGTTCTTCCAAAGCTTGGTGAGAGAAAATTCGTTCAGAGAAAGCTATTGGCAGAAATCACAGATGAGTCAAAGCTCGCCCCAATTTTGAATGAAACCCTCGAGAAGTTTCCCGTGAGGATTCACTCTTCTCCAAAGGGCTTTGGAAAATATATTGGTATAATTCTCTTTGGGGAAGATGGAGAAATCATAGAAAAGGCTAAAAAGTTCATGGAGGAAAAAGGGATAAGATTTGAAGAGGGCTGGTGA
- the wtpB gene encoding tungstate ABC transporter permease WtpB, giving the protein MKRDYVTAFFALIGTFLVLYILLPLVVIISKQLFDWGMLVKALHDELVLDSLKNSLLTSTATMLISLLFGVPLGYILARKDFRGKSFVQAVVDIPIVIPHSVVGIMLLVTFSNRILDSYLGIIMVMLFVSAPFTINAARDGFLAVDEKLEHVARTLGASKLKAFFTVSLPLALPSIFSGAIMTWARAISEVGAILIVAYYPKTAQVLVMEYFNNYGLRASRPISVILILLSLGIFVILRWLVGRSRNA; this is encoded by the coding sequence ATGAAGCGTGACTATGTAACAGCATTCTTTGCTCTGATTGGAACGTTCCTTGTGCTGTATATTCTTCTGCCATTAGTGGTTATCATAAGCAAGCAGCTCTTCGACTGGGGGATGCTTGTAAAAGCCCTCCACGATGAACTTGTTTTAGATTCTCTTAAAAACTCTCTCCTAACCTCAACGGCAACCATGCTGATTTCCCTTCTCTTCGGTGTCCCCCTCGGCTACATCCTTGCGAGAAAAGATTTCAGGGGCAAGAGCTTCGTTCAAGCTGTTGTTGATATTCCAATTGTAATTCCCCACTCTGTCGTTGGTATAATGCTCCTCGTGACTTTTTCAAATAGAATTCTCGACAGCTATTTAGGGATAATTATGGTGATGCTCTTTGTTTCTGCACCATTCACAATTAATGCTGCTCGTGATGGATTTTTAGCTGTTGATGAAAAACTGGAGCATGTAGCAAGAACTTTAGGGGCCTCAAAGCTTAAAGCATTCTTTACAGTTAGCTTGCCCCTAGCTTTGCCATCAATATTCAGCGGTGCCATAATGACATGGGCAAGGGCAATAAGCGAGGTTGGAGCTATTTTAATTGTTGCTTATTATCCAAAAACTGCTCAGGTTTTAGTTATGGAGTACTTTAACAACTATGGACTAAGAGCTTCAAGGCCAATTTCTGTGATTCTAATACTGCTGAGCCTAGGCATATTCGTTATTTTGAGATGGCTCGTGGGGAGGTCGAGAAATGCTTAG
- a CDS encoding phosphorylating glyceraldehyde-3-phosphate dehydrogenase, with protein MKVKVGINGYGTIGKRVAYAVTKQDDMTLIGVTKTKPDFEAYRAEELGIPVYAASEEFLPRFEKVGFEVAGTLEDLLQKVDVIVDATPGGMGAKNRPIYEKYGVKAVFQGGEKADVAEVSFVAQANYEKALGKSYVRVVSCNTTGLTRTLSAIQEYIDYVYAVMIRRAADPNDIKRGPINAIKPTVEVPSHHGPDVQTVIPINIETTAFVVPTTIMHVHSIMIELKKPIMREDVIDIFENTTRVLLFEKEKGFDSTAQLIEFARDLHREWNNLYEIAVWKESINVKGNRLFYIQAVHQESDVVPENIDAIRAMFELADKWESIEKTNKSLGILK; from the coding sequence GTGAAAGTTAAGGTGGGAATTAATGGTTACGGGACAATAGGGAAAAGAGTAGCTTACGCTGTCACAAAGCAAGATGATATGACACTTATAGGTGTAACAAAGACAAAGCCAGACTTCGAAGCTTACAGGGCAGAGGAGCTCGGCATTCCAGTATATGCAGCATCAGAGGAATTTCTGCCAAGATTTGAAAAGGTTGGTTTTGAAGTTGCTGGAACTTTAGAAGATTTGCTCCAGAAAGTTGACGTTATCGTTGATGCGACTCCAGGGGGAATGGGAGCAAAGAATAGGCCAATTTATGAAAAGTATGGAGTTAAAGCAGTGTTTCAAGGCGGAGAAAAAGCTGATGTTGCAGAAGTTTCATTTGTTGCTCAGGCAAATTATGAGAAAGCCCTTGGAAAGAGCTACGTTAGAGTGGTTTCGTGCAACACAACCGGATTAACAAGGACGCTAAGTGCGATTCAAGAGTACATTGACTATGTTTACGCTGTGATGATCAGAAGAGCCGCTGATCCAAATGACATTAAGAGAGGCCCAATCAACGCAATAAAGCCAACCGTTGAAGTTCCATCTCATCACGGCCCCGATGTCCAAACAGTTATTCCAATAAACATTGAGACAACAGCTTTTGTTGTGCCAACTACAATAATGCATGTCCACTCAATAATGATCGAGCTGAAGAAACCAATTATGAGGGAGGATGTAATTGATATCTTTGAGAACACCACGAGGGTTCTGCTGTTTGAGAAAGAGAAAGGATTTGACAGCACTGCCCAGCTGATAGAGTTTGCAAGAGACTTACATAGAGAGTGGAACAACCTCTATGAGATTGCCGTTTGGAAGGAGAGCATAAATGTCAAGGGCAACAGGCTGTTCTACATTCAGGCAGTTCATCAGGAGAGCGACGTTGTGCCAGAGAACATTGACGCAATCAGAGCAATGTTTGAGCTTGCAGACAAGTGGGAGAGCATAGAGAAGACCAACAAGAGCTTAGGAATTTTGAAGTGA
- a CDS encoding aromatic amino acid transport family protein: protein MKKLSLAEASAILIGTQIGAGVLGLPYALKDTGLLGIIIVIATGLLTLLTALFVLDLAVHNDGTLSKIAEVYLGKAGGYLMFLSISVLSYGALIAYIAGSGDILSSLVGINEKAGALIFWFVMSLIVFLGLKASGEAELLLNFLLLGALTLAIALVIPKANVSNLTKIDYSAITNGIGVAVFAYVSHMVVPEMLKGLGDVKKTTRAVLIGYVVPMVFYAFFVLAFVGAFGPKTPELATSALEQLYGRLGKVLGLVLPLAAISTSYIGIGLAQMDNMKEIFGIKKSHAWLLTVLPPLFIYFAGLNSFVNALWMAGTFGGLLYAGILPTMMYIKAKKIHRKLHLPIHHGFAYLSGLVFFLVFIYSILSA from the coding sequence ATGAAGAAGCTGAGCTTGGCAGAGGCAAGTGCAATCTTGATCGGAACTCAAATTGGAGCAGGAGTTTTGGGTTTGCCTTATGCTCTAAAGGATACCGGACTTTTGGGGATTATCATTGTTATTGCAACGGGTTTGTTAACATTGCTTACAGCGCTGTTTGTTCTCGATTTAGCTGTTCACAACGATGGAACACTCTCCAAGATTGCAGAGGTTTATTTAGGAAAAGCTGGTGGATATTTAATGTTTCTAAGCATCTCTGTTCTGAGTTATGGAGCTTTGATAGCTTACATAGCTGGCAGTGGGGACATTCTCTCTTCTCTTGTCGGTATTAATGAAAAAGCTGGGGCTTTGATATTCTGGTTTGTAATGAGCTTAATAGTCTTTCTTGGCTTGAAAGCTTCAGGTGAAGCGGAGCTTTTACTGAATTTCCTTTTACTAGGTGCTCTAACCCTTGCGATAGCACTTGTTATTCCCAAAGCTAATGTCTCAAACTTAACGAAGATTGATTATTCAGCTATAACAAATGGCATTGGTGTTGCTGTATTTGCCTATGTGAGCCATATGGTTGTTCCGGAGATGCTAAAAGGTTTGGGAGATGTGAAGAAGACCACAAGGGCTGTTCTGATTGGATATGTTGTTCCAATGGTGTTTTATGCTTTCTTCGTGCTTGCATTTGTTGGTGCTTTTGGGCCAAAGACTCCAGAGTTAGCCACCTCAGCCCTTGAGCAGCTCTACGGTAGATTAGGCAAAGTTCTGGGCTTAGTTCTCCCATTAGCAGCAATAAGCACGAGCTACATTGGGATTGGTTTAGCTCAGATGGACAACATGAAAGAGATATTTGGCATTAAAAAGTCACATGCATGGCTTTTAACAGTTCTTCCACCTCTGTTCATATACTTTGCTGGGCTAAACAGCTTCGTCAACGCTCTCTGGATGGCTGGAACCTTTGGTGGCTTACTCTATGCGGGCATTCTGCCGACAATGATGTATATAAAAGCGAAAAAGATTCACAGAAAGCTGCATCTTCCAATACATCACGGGTTTGCTTATCTTTCAGGTTTGGTGTTCTTTTTGGTGTTCATTTACTCGATTTTGTCTGCTTAA
- a CDS encoding prenyltransferase/squalene oxidase repeat-containing protein codes for MGSKLYELGRYVDINAAINYISKRRHEDGGYCFVSLLNETNINDTYYAVKIYDLLNLEIPEKEKTIEFLNNSAQAHRATVALAMASEALAILGAVDLALEKLHYIFKKYNPLEGQFSVGLGGSEEFGAATPLESTYWVLRAVSILGYKLENEMKEKIREFIESFRKGNGYGVNQPTVTMTYQALYSLNALGYPIPKTRFFEECEVYGGFTEVPLSLPPYLEPTFYAIRGLKLLGKKPRYIKEHIKFIRALQNPNGGFRRSLEMGISNFQNTYRALRALSDLLSF; via the coding sequence ATGGGCTCGAAGCTTTATGAACTTGGGAGATATGTGGATATTAATGCTGCCATTAATTACATCTCAAAGAGACGCCATGAGGATGGAGGCTACTGCTTCGTCTCACTCCTAAATGAAACCAACATAAATGACACATATTATGCCGTTAAAATTTACGATCTGCTCAATCTTGAAATTCCCGAGAAAGAAAAGACAATTGAATTCTTGAACAATTCAGCACAAGCTCACAGAGCTACAGTTGCTCTTGCAATGGCAAGCGAAGCTCTTGCAATCTTAGGAGCAGTGGATTTGGCATTGGAAAAGCTTCATTACATCTTCAAGAAGTACAACCCCCTTGAGGGACAGTTCTCTGTTGGACTAGGGGGTAGTGAAGAGTTTGGAGCAGCAACGCCTTTAGAATCAACTTATTGGGTTCTCAGAGCAGTTTCAATCTTAGGTTACAAGCTAGAAAATGAGATGAAAGAAAAAATTAGAGAGTTCATTGAAAGCTTTAGAAAAGGTAACGGCTATGGAGTTAACCAGCCAACAGTTACAATGACGTACCAAGCGCTCTACTCTCTAAACGCTCTGGGATACCCAATCCCAAAAACAAGGTTCTTTGAAGAGTGTGAAGTCTATGGGGGCTTTACAGAGGTGCCACTATCTCTACCACCGTATCTCGAACCAACGTTTTATGCGATAAGAGGTCTGAAGCTCCTTGGGAAAAAGCCAAGATACATAAAAGAACACATCAAGTTCATAAGAGCTCTCCAAAACCCCAACGGAGGATTTAGAAGATCATTAGAGATGGGAATCTCAAACTTCCAGAACACATACAGAGCATTGAGAGCTTTGAGCGACTTGCTCAGCTTCTGA
- a CDS encoding DUF190 domain-containing protein produces MVEVEHWNTLRLKIYIGENDTYKGKPLYKAIVEKLREMGMAGATVYRGILGFGKKSKLHSADVLRLSADMPIIVEVVDRGHKIEKAICEIKPMIKDGMITIEPVIVVWVGTEEEMKKLEDDSVLKH; encoded by the coding sequence ATGGTTGAAGTTGAGCACTGGAACACCTTGAGATTGAAGATATACATCGGAGAAAACGATACTTACAAAGGTAAGCCTCTCTACAAAGCGATTGTTGAGAAGCTAAGAGAGATGGGCATGGCTGGAGCAACGGTTTATAGGGGAATTCTGGGTTTTGGTAAGAAAAGCAAACTACACTCTGCCGATGTATTGAGGCTCTCAGCAGACATGCCAATAATAGTGGAAGTCGTGGATAGAGGTCATAAAATAGAAAAAGCAATTTGTGAAATAAAACCTATGATTAAGGACGGCATGATAACCATTGAGCCCGTCATAGTTGTATGGGTTGGAACTGAAGAAGAAATGAAAAAACTCGAAGATGACTCTGTCTTAAAACACTGA
- the wtpC gene encoding tungstate ABC transporter ATP-binding protein WtpC, whose product MLRVENVSKDWKEFKLRNISFEVNKGEYFIILGPSGAGKTLLLEVIAGIFIPDSGRIFMNDEDITFLPPEKRDLAYIPQNYALFPHMRVYDNIAYGLKLRKISKVEIEKKVKEIAEILGISHLLHRKPKTLSGGEAQRVAIARALVLEPKLLLLDEPFANLDVQTRAKLIQEMKRWRKELNFTALHVTHSFEEAVSLGDRVGVMLNGKLIQTGEVREVFGKPKNEEVARFLGFENIIDGIAEGRILKANGILIELPTEAKGKVRIGIRPEDIIISNEPIKTSARNEFKAKVLAIEDLGSLIRLTLDIGGIELKAFITRSSLIEMGIKEGKEVYVSFKATAIHVF is encoded by the coding sequence ATGCTTAGGGTTGAAAATGTAAGCAAAGACTGGAAAGAGTTTAAGCTCAGAAACATAAGCTTTGAAGTCAATAAAGGAGAGTATTTCATAATTCTGGGTCCAAGTGGTGCAGGAAAAACTCTTCTTCTTGAAGTTATCGCTGGAATTTTCATCCCAGATTCTGGGAGGATTTTCATGAACGATGAGGACATAACTTTCTTACCTCCAGAAAAGAGGGATCTTGCATATATTCCTCAAAATTATGCACTCTTCCCCCATATGAGAGTCTACGACAATATTGCTTACGGATTAAAACTAAGAAAAATTTCCAAAGTAGAGATTGAGAAAAAGGTTAAAGAAATTGCAGAAATCCTCGGAATTTCTCATCTTTTACATAGAAAGCCAAAAACACTAAGCGGCGGTGAGGCTCAGAGAGTTGCCATTGCAAGAGCTTTGGTTTTAGAGCCAAAGCTTCTTCTCTTAGATGAACCTTTTGCAAATCTCGATGTCCAAACCAGAGCTAAGCTCATTCAAGAGATGAAGCGCTGGCGTAAGGAGCTCAACTTTACAGCTCTACATGTGACTCATTCTTTTGAGGAAGCTGTGAGCTTAGGAGACAGAGTTGGAGTAATGCTGAATGGAAAGTTGATTCAAACAGGAGAAGTCAGAGAAGTGTTTGGAAAACCAAAGAATGAAGAAGTCGCGAGATTTCTTGGCTTTGAAAACATAATTGATGGTATTGCAGAGGGAAGAATTTTGAAAGCAAATGGAATTCTAATTGAACTGCCGACAGAGGCTAAAGGAAAGGTTAGAATTGGTATAAGGCCTGAGGACATAATCATATCTAATGAACCCATAAAGACCTCTGCAAGGAATGAATTTAAAGCAAAGGTTTTGGCAATTGAGGATCTGGGTTCTCTGATTAGATTAACCCTTGATATTGGTGGAATTGAGCTTAAAGCCTTTATAACCCGTTCTTCTTTGATTGAAATGGGGATTAAGGAAGGAAAAGAAGTTTATGTAAGCTTTAAAGCAACGGCAATCCATGTATTTTAA